The following proteins are encoded in a genomic region of Pikeienuella piscinae:
- a CDS encoding helix-turn-helix domain-containing protein: protein MTQDMKDRPMGAPVYKPVTASLRVLAVLEALNAIGPAGLTAIHKRTGIPKATTLRMLETLESAGFVSYDAHNREFAVGLRSLALASGYDADDEIVAIARPILADLRSDMGWPSDVVLCPGDRLVIAETNTRDAVFSVVRHRGAGSQIPFTISATGRAWLAFCDEATRKRILRFANPHPEESLDLMGNPERLNAIIGETRRRGYGLQSGEFFAHEAGAGVPVFVNGELRCCINIIVARNAVSLEQMEERYVPKLLAAARLIESRVSGRVPLS from the coding sequence GTGACGCAGGACATGAAAGACAGGCCGATGGGCGCGCCGGTCTACAAGCCCGTGACGGCGTCACTCAGGGTGCTAGCGGTGCTGGAGGCGCTGAATGCGATCGGTCCGGCCGGTCTGACAGCGATCCACAAGCGCACCGGAATTCCGAAAGCGACAACGCTCAGGATGCTGGAGACGCTCGAATCCGCCGGTTTTGTCTCATATGACGCGCATAATCGGGAATTCGCGGTCGGGCTTCGGTCGCTTGCGCTCGCGAGCGGCTACGACGCCGACGATGAGATCGTAGCGATCGCGCGCCCGATTCTCGCCGACCTTCGCAGCGATATGGGCTGGCCATCGGATGTTGTCCTTTGCCCCGGCGACAGGCTGGTCATAGCGGAAACAAACACCCGTGACGCCGTATTTTCGGTTGTCCGCCATCGCGGCGCCGGCTCTCAAATCCCGTTCACTATCTCGGCGACCGGTCGCGCGTGGCTTGCGTTCTGCGACGAGGCGACCCGCAAGCGGATCCTTCGGTTCGCGAACCCGCATCCCGAGGAATCGCTCGACTTGATGGGCAACCCGGAGCGCCTCAATGCGATCATTGGCGAGACCCGTCGCCGGGGCTATGGGCTGCAATCGGGCGAGTTCTTCGCGCATGAGGCCGGCGCGGGGGTTCCGGTGTTCGTCAACGGCGAGCTTCGATGCTGCATCAACATCATCGTTGCGCGCAACGCCGTCTCCCTCGAGCAGATGGAGGAACGCTATGTGCCGAAACTCCTTGCGGCCGCCCGGCTGATCGAGAGTCGAGTCAGCGGCCGCGTTCCCTTGAGCTGA